A portion of the Drosophila innubila isolate TH190305 chromosome 3L unlocalized genomic scaffold, UK_Dinn_1.0 0_D_3L, whole genome shotgun sequence genome contains these proteins:
- the LOC117788129 gene encoding seminase, producing MDIARSRLLTPSMRDQQLVDIMKSQGVQSRVIGGEVTTIEKLGGYLVALRYKQDFICGGTLIEARFVVSAAHCFLGRPNKSAWTVEGGISRLTDSGVLVKLKDYMVPAVFSDSDMHMDVAVILLETPLMGRNIDTVSLCSRSLTEGLHLTVSGWGLIDPKSTGPTQSIRTVTVPVVNMSQCRQTYKKAMTLSNSMFCAGVLGTKDACTFDSGGPLIYDDINTGHKELCGIVSFGIGCASPKYAGVYTNVNYVKPFIQMSIDVFRKSLM from the exons ATGGATATTGCTAGGTCAAGGCTTCTGACTCCCTCAATGAGAGATCAACAATTGGTGGATATTATGAAATCTCAAGGCGTGCAATCTCGTGTCATCGGTGGTGAAGTGACAACCATTGAGAAGTTGGGCGGATATCTTGTAGCTCTGCGCTATAAACAAGATTTCATCTGTGGTGGAACTTTGATCGAGGCACGATTTGTTGTCTCAGCGGCACATTGTTTTCTGGGTCGTCCAAATAAATCGGCCTGGACAGTTGAAGGTGGCATCTCGAGACTGACAGATTCGGGTGTTCTAGTGAAACTAAAGGACTATATGGTGCCCGCTGTCTTTTCGGATTCGGATATGCATATGGATGTCGCTGTTATACTTTTGGAAACTCCTTTGATGGGCAGGAATATTGACACAGTTTCACTCTGCTCCAGAAGTCTCACAGAGGGATTGCATCTCACTGTATCCGGCTGGGGTCTAATCGATCCAAAGTCAACCGGTCCAACTCAGAGCATTCGCACCGTAACTGTTCCCGTTGTTAATATGAGCCAATGCCGTCAGACCTATAAAAAAGCAA TGACATTATCTAACAGTATGTTCTGTGCTGGAGTCCTGGGCACCAAGGATGCTTGCACCTTCGATTCGGGAGGTCCCTTAATCTATGATGATATTAATACAGGACACAAAGAACTCTGTGGCATTGTCTCCTTTGGCATCGGTTGTGCCAGTCCCAAATATGCAGGTGTCTACACGAACGTCAACTATGTAAAGCCCTTTATTCAGATGTCTATTGATGTTTTCAGAAAATCCCTTATGTAG